One window of Flavobacteriales bacterium genomic DNA carries:
- a CDS encoding PD-(D/E)XK nuclease family protein, translating to MTAFLQQVAKALLAEHGAALRDVAVVLPSQRAGLYLRKWVSEEAGQPLWSPQIFTIGTFMEELSGLRPLAPEELLFEGYEAYRMVEGEKAQTFGDFLQWAGTTLADISEADAHLVPLESYYRDLRSWEEIEWTFNDNPLSQGQQRMVRFWAMVGKLHAALNARLLEQMTGTTGLIERTAAASASEVKNQWNAVWFAGLNALTPAQETVLRHFQSTGSARLAWDADHYYFDRKEQEAGQHLRKAIGTFGPGIIPIGNNLAEGDLHLQTVRAPNDVSQAWCAAELLKKASAEDRARTAVVLADESLLQPLLEALPPDLGPLNITMGLPVAQLPIGSYLDALNRLHAGTRPGAGFFHADVERFLGHPFLRQGAVAAAVAQISTAIRSSHRAFVPAPFMQDAFQRSGLFPDAANVFTEVTDVRVGMPVVTAHALSWAMHAMAGDELATEQIYQASLVLRRIHLLLDGYAHELDLKAYSALFHRLLGGARIGLFGEPLAGVQIMGMLEARALDPERVIVLGAQEGSLPSGGAERSFIPFELRRAHGMPLRDGNEAVQAYNFLRMLQRARETVLVWPEGADPTGPSRFILQLQHELFKGKEERMEAFDARILMPEVHTSGVSVVKNDAVLKALREKLEKGLSPSALGDWLRCPLDFHFKHVLKLKESEEIDVRIAPNVLGDALHASMEAVYRPLLGKPLQTGPLLQAATDIEAMIVAELKKQVGGDQLGQGQPLLQVRMAVHAAQRFLRNEADAVGEGAVITPLELEVGLTHALGRAAQAIGSPVLMKGRLDRVDQRDGLVRILDLKSGKVDPADLSVKEMTLDALLGKKRYAAQLLVYAWLYLQEHPEVAAVQTGILPLQRAASSKPLLMQLPEGTTVTREALLAIDELLTEAVRQMMDPTVPIEHDPQSKYCSYCLAGDT from the coding sequence ATGACCGCATTTCTTCAACAAGTCGCTAAGGCCCTTCTGGCCGAGCATGGCGCTGCGCTGCGCGATGTGGCGGTGGTGCTGCCCAGCCAGCGGGCCGGTCTGTACCTGCGGAAATGGGTGAGCGAGGAAGCAGGGCAGCCGCTATGGAGCCCGCAGATCTTCACCATCGGCACCTTCATGGAGGAGCTGTCCGGGCTGCGTCCTTTGGCGCCTGAAGAGCTGCTTTTCGAAGGCTACGAGGCCTACCGCATGGTCGAGGGTGAGAAGGCTCAAACATTCGGTGATTTTCTACAGTGGGCCGGTACCACCTTGGCCGATATCAGCGAGGCCGATGCACACCTTGTTCCCCTTGAGAGCTACTACCGTGATCTGCGTTCCTGGGAGGAGATCGAATGGACCTTCAACGACAACCCATTGAGCCAAGGCCAGCAGCGTATGGTGCGTTTCTGGGCCATGGTCGGTAAGCTCCATGCCGCGCTGAACGCACGCCTACTGGAACAAATGACCGGCACCACGGGACTGATCGAACGTACAGCGGCAGCCAGCGCAAGTGAAGTGAAGAACCAATGGAATGCCGTCTGGTTCGCCGGTCTTAACGCGTTGACACCCGCACAAGAAACCGTGCTGCGACACTTCCAAAGCACGGGGTCGGCCCGTTTGGCCTGGGATGCGGACCACTACTATTTCGATCGGAAGGAACAGGAGGCTGGACAGCATCTGCGCAAGGCGATCGGCACCTTCGGACCGGGCATCATTCCCATCGGGAACAACTTGGCCGAAGGAGATCTTCACTTGCAAACCGTGCGCGCTCCGAACGATGTTTCCCAGGCATGGTGCGCCGCCGAGCTGCTGAAGAAGGCCAGTGCCGAGGACCGCGCCCGAACCGCCGTGGTCCTCGCCGATGAAAGCCTGCTGCAGCCCCTGTTGGAGGCACTTCCGCCGGACCTCGGCCCGCTGAACATCACCATGGGACTGCCGGTGGCTCAACTGCCCATCGGTTCTTATCTCGATGCTCTCAACCGCCTGCATGCCGGCACGCGCCCAGGTGCGGGCTTCTTCCATGCCGATGTGGAGCGCTTTCTGGGGCATCCGTTCCTGAGGCAAGGCGCCGTGGCGGCGGCCGTGGCGCAGATCTCAACTGCGATCAGAAGTTCCCATCGTGCATTCGTTCCCGCACCGTTCATGCAAGACGCTTTCCAACGCTCGGGGCTGTTTCCGGATGCCGCCAATGTCTTCACCGAAGTGACGGACGTTCGGGTCGGGATGCCGGTGGTCACCGCACATGCACTTTCGTGGGCCATGCACGCCATGGCCGGTGACGAGCTGGCCACGGAACAGATCTATCAGGCCTCGCTGGTGTTGCGCCGCATCCATTTGTTGCTGGACGGGTACGCGCATGAGCTGGACCTGAAGGCGTATTCGGCCCTGTTCCACCGCTTGTTGGGCGGGGCCCGCATCGGGCTCTTCGGCGAACCCTTGGCCGGCGTACAAATAATGGGGATGCTGGAGGCCCGTGCATTGGACCCGGAGCGCGTGATCGTGCTGGGGGCACAGGAGGGTTCGTTGCCTTCGGGAGGGGCTGAGCGCTCCTTCATTCCCTTCGAACTGCGCCGCGCCCACGGCATGCCCTTGCGCGATGGCAACGAAGCGGTGCAAGCCTACAATTTTTTACGCATGCTGCAGCGTGCCCGGGAGACCGTTCTGGTCTGGCCCGAAGGCGCCGATCCCACCGGCCCGAGCCGCTTCATCCTACAACTTCAACATGAGCTTTTCAAGGGAAAGGAAGAGCGGATGGAAGCCTTCGATGCACGCATCCTTATGCCAGAGGTCCACACGTCCGGCGTGAGCGTGGTGAAGAATGATGCCGTGCTGAAGGCCCTGCGGGAGAAGCTGGAGAAAGGATTGTCCCCATCCGCCTTGGGCGATTGGCTGCGCTGCCCATTGGACTTCCATTTTAAGCATGTCCTGAAGCTGAAGGAAAGCGAGGAGATCGATGTGCGCATCGCCCCAAATGTGCTTGGGGATGCGCTGCACGCTTCCATGGAAGCGGTCTACCGGCCGTTGCTGGGAAAGCCTTTACAGACCGGGCCCTTGTTGCAGGCGGCCACGGACATCGAAGCGATGATCGTGGCCGAACTGAAGAAGCAGGTGGGGGGGGATCAACTGGGCCAAGGACAGCCGTTGTTGCAAGTGCGAATGGCCGTGCATGCCGCGCAACGCTTCCTGCGGAATGAGGCCGATGCCGTCGGTGAAGGGGCGGTGATCACCCCGCTTGAACTGGAGGTCGGCCTGACACACGCTTTAGGTAGGGCCGCTCAGGCGATCGGTTCGCCGGTGCTGATGAAAGGCCGCTTGGACCGCGTGGATCAACGGGACGGCCTGGTGCGCATCCTGGACCTCAAGTCCGGTAAGGTGGATCCCGCCGATCTGTCCGTAAAGGAAATGACGCTGGACGCGCTCCTCGGGAAGAAGCGATATGCCGCGCAGTTGCTGGTTTATGCCTGGCTCTATCTTCAGGAGCACCCGGAGGTGGCCGCTGTGCAGACCGGAATTTTACCGCTTCAGCGCGCGGCCAGCAGTAAGCCCTTATTGATGCAACTGCCAGAGGGAACGACGGTCACGCGGGAGGCATTGCTCGCGATCGATGAGCTGCTCACTGAAGCGGTCCGGCAGATGATGGACCCCACAGTACCGATCGAGCATGACCCCCAGAGCAAGTACTGCTCGTATTGCCTGGCCGGCGACACGTAA
- a CDS encoding hotdog fold thioesterase produces the protein MFDEELLAWANSKRKNTMVDGLGITFIASAPGTFAATMPVDHRTVQAMGHLHGGATAALAETVGSMGSALLVDREKYAVMGIEVNANHLKSVRSGQVTATGTLLHKGRTTHVWDIRVHNDAGELIAVCRLTNVVITKKP, from the coding sequence ATGTTTGACGAGGAACTGTTGGCATGGGCCAATTCCAAAAGGAAGAACACCATGGTGGACGGTCTGGGCATCACCTTCATCGCCAGTGCACCGGGCACTTTCGCGGCCACCATGCCCGTAGACCATCGCACGGTGCAGGCCATGGGCCACCTGCATGGCGGTGCTACCGCTGCCTTGGCGGAAACTGTAGGTAGTATGGGCTCGGCCTTGTTGGTGGACCGTGAGAAGTACGCGGTGATGGGCATCGAGGTCAACGCCAACCACTTGAAAAGCGTGCGTTCCGGCCAGGTCACCGCCACGGGCACGCTGCTGCACAAGGGACGCACCACGCATGTTTGGGATATCCGCGTACACAACGACGCCGGTGAACTCATTGCCGTGTGCCGGCTTACCAATGTGGTGATCACCAAAAAGCCATGA
- a CDS encoding chorismate-binding protein: protein MSQHTVLKKALAQCIAERLTFAAFRTPGQPVQIWAQRTPDLETVDGTLLLELNQVFLIAPFNLDREHVPFIRADIELMFPEIDPDISRLGECEGSPVPPQTPAPATAKADFIQAVAAAKQACTSRGIDKVVLSRVMDAELEADLLPELFTRAMEASGETFVAMACTPEHGLWMGASPERLVHEEEDHVRVDAIAATRPSDKVPERISAWGAKELDEQDQVTRHVHRAFVRKDVGNIVVRGPEVIQAGPVAHLRTVLEGDLGETLLGDLVLELHPTPAVCGAPTEAARAFIGEHERHDRLLYAGFWGPWNAEGPTELFVNLRCMQVRSGKVQLHLGAGITAGSDPEMEWTETVRKADTWLRLLEPTRAAT from the coding sequence ATGAGCCAACATACGGTTCTGAAAAAGGCCTTGGCCCAATGTATCGCCGAGCGCCTCACGTTCGCGGCCTTCCGCACGCCCGGTCAGCCGGTCCAGATCTGGGCGCAACGCACGCCGGACCTCGAGACCGTCGACGGAACGCTGCTCTTGGAACTCAATCAGGTCTTCCTTATCGCACCGTTCAATCTGGACCGTGAACACGTGCCCTTCATTCGTGCGGACATCGAATTGATGTTCCCCGAGATCGATCCGGACATCTCCCGACTGGGGGAATGCGAAGGCAGCCCTGTGCCACCGCAAACACCGGCCCCGGCCACGGCCAAGGCGGACTTTATCCAGGCGGTGGCGGCGGCCAAGCAGGCCTGCACCTCGCGCGGCATCGACAAAGTGGTGCTTTCCCGCGTGATGGATGCAGAGCTAGAAGCGGACCTCCTTCCGGAGCTTTTCACCCGTGCCATGGAAGCAAGCGGGGAGACCTTCGTCGCTATGGCCTGCACTCCTGAACACGGGCTATGGATGGGCGCATCGCCGGAACGCTTGGTACATGAGGAGGAGGACCACGTGCGCGTGGACGCTATCGCGGCAACGCGGCCCAGCGACAAGGTGCCCGAACGTATTTCTGCTTGGGGCGCGAAGGAGCTTGACGAGCAAGACCAAGTGACACGCCATGTACACCGGGCTTTTGTCCGGAAGGATGTAGGCAACATCGTGGTACGCGGGCCGGAAGTGATCCAGGCCGGGCCAGTGGCGCATTTGCGCACCGTGCTGGAGGGCGACCTCGGCGAAACGCTGCTGGGCGATCTGGTGCTCGAACTGCATCCCACGCCTGCCGTCTGCGGGGCACCAACGGAGGCGGCCCGCGCATTCATTGGAGAACATGAGCGGCACGACCGTTTGCTTTACGCCGGCTTTTGGGGCCCGTGGAATGCCGAAGGTCCCACCGAGCTTTTCGTGAACCTGCGTTGCATGCAGGTCCGCTCCGGCAAGGTGCAACTCCATCTGGGTGCGGGCATCACCGCCGGTAGCGATCCCGAGATGGAATGGACGGAGACCGTGCGCAAGGCGGACACGTGGTTGCGCCTGCTTGAACCCACACGTGCGGCAACTTGA
- a CDS encoding gliding motility-associated C-terminal domain-containing protein has product MRTTLLTLFLACSLHGFATHILGGEMYYTSLGNDDYQVTLRLYRDCGPANTNNTALDAQAAIGIFNSAGVLVNTVHFNLPAETTVPVVVSNPCLTIPPSICTKQGIYTGVIHLPSGTGGYTLAYQRCCRSPAVINLSNNPSSQGMTCTVQVPDPDVTGPNSSPAFENDPPMVLCLDQTMTLDQLAVDPDGDSLVYAMCAPLQGGDNTINIMPDPPAAPPYQPVVWAPGYSTSNQLNSNPPVIFGSSDGLLTLHPTTLGNFAVSLSVTEYRDGVAISQVIRDFRFLVVNCAQAIVSDFQDQQSTCDGLSVLMTNQSTGANFYHWDFGVPGTTADTSNAVNPAFTYPAPGSYTITLIANPGWPCGDTSYSTYNVHDPVQVEFTAPPTLCTDQLPVQVTAFGNFTASANVQWDFGTGVSPDPNVATTTVGFSTLGSHAVSVSVDDGGCTDLFTDTIRVFPLPVPLFTSDTNGCVPFGPQFTNSSTAWTPLYYNWQFGDGDNSTDSLPDHHYTVPGIYDVTLSVSTDSGCVATRTLTLPGLVSVWPQPTAWATAIPSVTTVLDPEVTFTDYSTDAEHWDFTVEGIHYDTTNFTHTFSDAGWYTAYLTVTSGVGCMDTTSMRIFIGDHLFFAPTAFSPNGDGINEVWTPSVIGAREYQLDIFDRWGHSVFSTTDPSKGWDGKNSLPGMYSYKAWLTEYGPLEKEYNGSFVLIR; this is encoded by the coding sequence ATGCGCACTACCCTGCTCACCCTTTTCCTGGCTTGTTCACTGCACGGCTTCGCCACGCACATCCTGGGCGGGGAGATGTACTACACCTCTCTCGGCAACGACGATTACCAAGTGACCCTGCGCCTTTACCGGGATTGCGGGCCTGCCAACACCAACAATACCGCGCTGGACGCTCAGGCTGCCATCGGCATTTTCAACAGCGCCGGTGTATTGGTGAACACCGTGCATTTCAACCTGCCGGCGGAAACGACCGTGCCGGTGGTGGTGAGCAATCCTTGCCTGACCATCCCGCCGAGCATCTGCACCAAGCAAGGCATCTACACCGGCGTGATCCACCTGCCCTCTGGCACCGGAGGATACACCTTGGCCTATCAGCGTTGCTGCCGGTCCCCTGCCGTGATCAACCTGAGCAACAACCCCAGCTCACAAGGCATGACCTGCACGGTGCAGGTGCCGGACCCGGACGTGACGGGGCCGAACAGCTCACCGGCCTTCGAGAACGACCCGCCCATGGTGCTCTGCTTGGACCAGACCATGACGCTCGACCAACTGGCGGTGGACCCGGACGGCGATTCGCTGGTCTATGCCATGTGCGCACCACTGCAGGGCGGGGACAATACGATCAACATCATGCCCGACCCGCCGGCCGCTCCGCCATACCAGCCGGTGGTCTGGGCCCCGGGCTACTCCACCTCGAACCAATTGAATTCCAACCCGCCGGTCATCTTCGGTTCCAGCGATGGCCTGTTGACGCTTCACCCCACCACGCTCGGCAATTTCGCCGTCAGCTTGAGCGTGACCGAATACCGCGATGGTGTCGCCATCAGCCAAGTGATCCGCGACTTCCGCTTTCTGGTGGTGAATTGTGCACAAGCCATTGTCTCCGACTTCCAGGACCAACAGAGCACCTGTGACGGCCTTTCCGTACTAATGACCAACCAGAGCACGGGGGCGAACTTCTACCACTGGGATTTCGGCGTTCCCGGCACCACTGCGGACACCTCGAACGCGGTGAACCCAGCCTTCACCTACCCCGCGCCCGGGAGCTACACCATCACGTTGATCGCCAATCCGGGCTGGCCTTGTGGGGACACCTCCTACAGCACCTACAACGTCCACGACCCCGTGCAGGTGGAATTCACTGCGCCGCCCACCTTGTGTACCGATCAGCTACCGGTGCAGGTAACGGCCTTCGGGAACTTCACCGCTTCGGCGAACGTGCAATGGGATTTCGGCACCGGCGTATCGCCCGACCCGAACGTGGCCACCACCACCGTCGGTTTTTCCACCTTGGGGAGCCACGCGGTCTCGGTTTCCGTGGACGACGGCGGCTGTACCGATCTCTTCACCGACACGATCCGCGTATTTCCCTTGCCCGTGCCCCTGTTCACTTCGGACACGAACGGATGCGTGCCGTTCGGCCCCCAATTCACCAACAGCTCCACCGCTTGGACGCCACTGTACTACAACTGGCAGTTCGGTGACGGGGACAACAGCACGGACAGCCTACCCGACCATCACTACACCGTGCCAGGCATTTATGATGTCACCTTGTCGGTCTCCACGGATTCCGGCTGTGTGGCCACCCGCACGCTTACCCTTCCGGGCCTGGTATCTGTCTGGCCACAACCCACGGCATGGGCCACGGCCATTCCTTCGGTCACAACGGTGCTCGATCCGGAAGTGACCTTCACGGACTATTCCACGGATGCGGAGCACTGGGATTTCACGGTGGAGGGCATCCACTACGATACCACGAACTTCACGCACACCTTCAGCGATGCGGGCTGGTACACCGCCTACCTCACGGTGACGAGCGGCGTGGGCTGCATGGACACCACCTCGATGCGCATCTTTATCGGCGACCATCTGTTCTTCGCCCCTACGGCCTTCAGCCCGAACGGCGACGGCATCAACGAGGTGTGGACACCCAGCGTGATCGGGGCGCGGGAATACCAGCTCGACATTTTCGACCGCTGGGGCCATTCCGTGTTCAGCACCACCGACCCCTCGAAAGGCTGGGACGGTAAGAACAGCTTGCCGGGGATGTATTCCTACAAGGCGTGGCTCACGGAGTACGGGCCGTTGGAGAAGGAGTACAACGGGAGCTTCGTGCTGATCCGGTAA
- a CDS encoding T9SS type A sorting domain-containing protein, whose protein sequence is MAQSGYFEPFNSHSRKAYVASNSPDRIYSLTFDSTSVVGTDSVYWHFGQLNEGSLNISLDCPGWGPPYCFPTDLPEWSGSLFRNNGHGNYDLRNSAGDTLHFHFALGPGDTSAFFQDQSQRFAIVLESLDTATVLGIQDSVRTYRIMHTDLSGTVIPSLLNDQPLCIGKVLGLVNFFQIDLFPEVLRPLEMIGNKNPDAGFHQITDAMLYDFHPGDVVQTRSSFYQPGGPPFNNYDVYATTFYLARTDTPDSVIYAVDLESFSAITGAHSTGSSIRKYSKNHVLWEIPFERFSNGYHHNLHLADHCGLALWTMEYSPALYLAYCAEGNCWGSFDSNGPLPDEHHVEVLGLGTYLSSSILSYPQPSGFSSTHSIPYFMKNGVECGTEHTVGIDELETPPTMLIFPNPGQTTVQIRSLQPLVRLRLFSSVGTMALDLIPAADGLLDISGLASGTYLMDASLIGGGKAHRVFIKE, encoded by the coding sequence TTGGCCCAATCCGGCTATTTCGAACCGTTCAACAGCCACTCGCGCAAAGCCTATGTCGCTTCCAATAGTCCAGATCGGATCTACAGCTTGACTTTCGATTCCACGTCGGTGGTCGGAACGGATTCGGTGTATTGGCATTTTGGCCAATTGAATGAGGGTTCCTTGAATATTTCCCTGGATTGTCCGGGTTGGGGGCCTCCGTACTGCTTTCCCACCGACCTTCCCGAATGGTCCGGCAGCTTGTTCCGGAACAACGGGCACGGCAACTATGACCTGCGGAATTCAGCTGGGGATACGCTCCATTTCCATTTTGCGTTGGGGCCGGGTGATACCAGTGCCTTTTTTCAGGACCAGAGCCAACGTTTTGCGATCGTCCTGGAATCCTTGGACACTGCGACCGTGCTTGGCATCCAGGATTCCGTGCGCACTTATCGGATCATGCACACCGACCTTTCGGGTACTGTCATTCCCTCGTTGCTGAACGACCAGCCCCTATGCATTGGCAAGGTTCTCGGACTCGTCAATTTCTTTCAGATCGACTTGTTCCCTGAGGTGCTTCGTCCATTGGAAATGATAGGCAACAAGAACCCTGATGCGGGTTTCCACCAGATCACCGATGCCATGTTGTACGACTTTCACCCGGGGGATGTGGTGCAGACGCGTTCCAGCTTTTATCAGCCGGGCGGTCCGCCGTTTAACAATTACGACGTGTACGCCACGACTTTTTATTTGGCCCGTACGGACACTCCCGACTCCGTGATCTATGCCGTGGATCTGGAATCATTCAGCGCTATCACTGGCGCTCATTCCACCGGTTCCTCCATCAGGAAGTACAGCAAGAACCATGTGCTTTGGGAGATCCCCTTCGAGCGCTTCAGCAACGGATACCACCACAACCTCCATTTGGCTGATCATTGTGGTCTGGCACTTTGGACCATGGAGTACTCGCCTGCTCTTTATCTGGCCTATTGTGCAGAAGGAAATTGCTGGGGCTCGTTTGACTCCAACGGCCCCCTACCGGATGAACACCATGTGGAGGTGCTCGGACTCGGCACGTACCTGTCCAGTTCCATACTGAGCTACCCTCAGCCCAGCGGTTTCAGTTCGACCCATTCCATCCCCTACTTTATGAAGAACGGTGTGGAATGCGGCACGGAACATACCGTAGGGATCGACGAACTGGAAACTCCGCCGACGATGCTGATTTTTCCAAACCCCGGACAAACAACGGTACAGATCCGATCGCTGCAACCGCTCGTGCGGCTACGTCTGTTCAGCAGTGTAGGAACTATGGCATTGGACCTGATCCCTGCTGCTGATGGCCTCCTGGATATCAGCGGCTTGGCCTCTGGAACCTACTTGATGGACGCATCCTTGATCGGTGGCGGCAAGGCACACCGCGTGTTCATCAAGGAGTAG
- a CDS encoding GNAT family N-acetyltransferase, which translates to MSSVQQLQWSVFDFSELDAQLFHDIVKLRIDVFVVEQNCPYPEVDGEDPDALHVVGRQADGALVAYARILPPSTDGIPHVGRVVVDKEHRGTGLGKRVMQEAFEVLRERYGSTRSAIAAQTHLQQFYMDLGYVRTGADYLWDGIPHVDMVLNEED; encoded by the coding sequence ATGAGCAGTGTGCAACAACTCCAATGGTCGGTGTTCGATTTTTCCGAACTGGATGCACAGCTTTTTCACGACATCGTGAAGCTTCGTATAGACGTCTTCGTTGTGGAGCAGAACTGCCCCTATCCCGAGGTGGACGGCGAAGATCCCGATGCCTTGCATGTGGTTGGTCGGCAAGCTGACGGAGCGTTGGTCGCGTATGCAAGGATCCTTCCGCCGAGCACTGATGGCATACCGCATGTCGGTCGCGTGGTAGTGGACAAGGAGCATCGCGGCACCGGCCTCGGAAAGCGCGTGATGCAGGAAGCATTTGAAGTGCTGCGTGAACGCTATGGCAGCACGCGTTCCGCAATCGCGGCACAAACGCACCTGCAACAATTCTACATGGACCTCGGCTACGTAAGAACCGGCGCCGATTACCTCTGGGACGGCATTCCGCACGTGGACATGGTGTTGAATGAAGAAGACTGA
- a CDS encoding response regulator transcription factor: MDEERKKRLLLVEDEETLRSTLRMNFELEGYDVTTAVRGGEALERIRGARFDGIVLDVMLPDVDGFTICETIRLEGDRTPVLFLTARTTSADRVRGLRAGEDFLGKPFDLQELLLRVEKLVSRATDTGATGPSRYSFGSNVVDFDTYEITGQRGLQKRITQREMMLLRLLTDRAGEVVSREEILQKVWGYDVFPTTRTIDNFIVSFRKYFEDNPHRPKHFRSIRGVGYSFTP; encoded by the coding sequence ATGGATGAAGAACGCAAGAAACGCTTGCTCCTGGTGGAGGATGAGGAGACACTCCGTTCCACCTTGCGGATGAACTTCGAGTTGGAAGGCTATGACGTGACCACGGCGGTGCGCGGCGGCGAGGCCTTGGAGCGTATCCGGGGCGCCCGCTTCGACGGCATCGTGCTGGACGTGATGCTGCCGGACGTGGACGGATTCACCATCTGCGAGACCATCCGGTTGGAGGGCGACCGCACGCCGGTGCTCTTTCTTACGGCCCGTACCACCTCTGCGGACCGGGTGCGCGGCCTGCGCGCCGGTGAAGATTTCCTCGGAAAACCCTTCGACCTGCAAGAGCTGCTGCTCCGGGTGGAAAAACTGGTGTCCCGGGCAACGGATACCGGCGCGACCGGCCCCTCACGCTACAGCTTCGGGAGCAATGTGGTGGATTTCGACACGTATGAGATCACTGGGCAACGGGGCCTTCAAAAGCGGATCACGCAACGCGAGATGATGCTCCTTCGCCTGCTCACCGACCGGGCCGGGGAGGTGGTGTCGCGAGAGGAGATCCTACAGAAGGTCTGGGGCTACGATGTCTTCCCCACCACTCGGACGATCGATAATTTCATCGTTTCCTTCCGAAAATATTTTGAAGATAACCCACACAGGCCCAAGCACTTTCGCTCAATCCGGGGGGTGGGTTACTCATTTACGCCATGA